In a single window of the Micromonospora inositola genome:
- a CDS encoding response regulator transcription factor — translation MAQRVLVVDDDRTVSDVVCRYLEHAGYQVDHVGDGAAALAAVARQPPHLVVLDLMLPVLDGLEVCRRLRERPDGVPIVMLTARGDEADRILGLQLGADDYLSKPFSPRELVLRVRSVLRRAGGEPVAPPEVLTDDGLEVRTGPRVARLHGRELTLTLREFDLLAHLMRHPARAFRRAELLDRVWGWSFGDQSTVTVHVRRLREKIEADPANPRRIVTVWGVGYRYEPADA, via the coding sequence GTGGCGCAGCGGGTGCTGGTGGTCGACGACGACCGGACGGTCAGCGACGTGGTGTGCCGGTACCTGGAGCACGCCGGCTACCAGGTCGACCACGTCGGCGACGGGGCTGCCGCGCTGGCCGCCGTGGCCCGGCAACCACCGCACCTGGTGGTACTCGACCTCATGCTGCCGGTCCTGGACGGGCTGGAGGTCTGCCGCCGGTTGCGGGAGCGGCCGGACGGCGTACCCATCGTCATGCTGACCGCGCGCGGCGACGAGGCCGACCGGATCCTCGGCCTCCAGCTGGGCGCGGACGACTACCTGAGCAAGCCGTTCTCCCCTCGGGAGCTGGTGCTGCGGGTGCGCTCGGTGCTGCGCCGGGCCGGCGGGGAGCCGGTCGCGCCGCCGGAGGTGCTGACCGACGACGGCCTGGAGGTGCGGACCGGACCCCGGGTGGCCCGGCTGCACGGCCGGGAGTTGACCCTCACCCTGCGCGAGTTCGACCTGCTGGCCCACCTGATGCGGCATCCGGCGCGGGCGTTCCGCCGGGCGGAGCTGCTGGACCGGGTCTGGGGCTGGAGCTTCGGCGACCAGTCCACCGTCACCGTCCACGTACGCCGGCTGCGGGAGAAGATCGAGGCCGATCCGGCCAACCCCCGGCGGATCGTCACCGTCTGGGGCGTCGGCTACCGGTACGAGCCGGCCGATGCGTGA
- a CDS encoding sensor histidine kinase yields MRDLALIFGAALAAALCVGLLGALALRLLRGRSILVHVVVLLAMTVSAVVAGVAVIAEAMFLSPHDLEVVLITVSAAAVVSLAVGWLFGRRLAAAAVWAAQARERERRIEKGRRDLVAWVSHDLRTPLAGLRAMAEALEDRVVRDPETVDEYHRRIRVETDRMTRLVDDLFELSRINAGALRLSLSAVPLGDVVSDALASTAPLAAARRIRLVAAESGWPTVTASEPELARVVGNLLLNAVRYTPEDGTVRVDAGRDADTAWLAVADTCGGIPEADLPRLFDVAFRGEPARTPRPGNGGGEGSGGLGLAIVRGLIEAHGGRVDVQNITDGCRFVVRLPAAGT; encoded by the coding sequence ATGCGTGACCTGGCGCTGATCTTCGGGGCGGCGCTCGCCGCCGCGCTCTGCGTCGGGCTGCTCGGGGCGCTCGCCCTGCGGCTGCTGCGGGGCCGCTCGATCCTGGTGCACGTCGTCGTGCTGCTGGCCATGACCGTCTCCGCGGTGGTGGCCGGGGTGGCGGTGATCGCCGAGGCGATGTTCCTCTCCCCGCACGACCTTGAGGTCGTGCTGATCACCGTCTCCGCCGCCGCCGTGGTGAGCCTCGCGGTCGGCTGGCTCTTCGGCCGGCGGCTGGCCGCCGCGGCGGTCTGGGCGGCCCAGGCGCGGGAGCGGGAGCGGCGGATCGAGAAGGGCCGCCGGGACCTGGTCGCCTGGGTCTCGCACGACCTGCGTACCCCGCTCGCCGGGCTGCGCGCGATGGCCGAGGCGCTGGAGGACCGGGTGGTCCGCGACCCGGAGACCGTCGACGAGTACCACCGCCGGATCCGGGTGGAGACCGACCGGATGACCCGGCTGGTCGACGACCTGTTCGAGCTGTCCCGGATCAACGCCGGCGCGCTGCGGCTCTCGCTGTCCGCGGTGCCGCTGGGCGACGTGGTCTCCGACGCCCTCGCGAGCACCGCCCCGCTGGCCGCGGCCCGGCGGATCCGGCTGGTCGCCGCCGAGTCGGGCTGGCCGACGGTGACCGCCAGCGAGCCGGAGCTGGCCCGGGTGGTAGGCAACCTGCTGCTGAACGCGGTCCGCTACACGCCGGAGGACGGCACGGTCCGGGTGGACGCCGGCCGGGACGCGGACACCGCGTGGCTGGCGGTGGCGGACACCTGCGGCGGCATCCCCGAGGCGGACCTGCCCCGCCTCTTCGACGTGGCGTTCCGGGGGGAGCCGGCGCGGACCCCGCGCCCGGGCAACGGCGGCGGGGAGGGGTCGGGCGGGCTGGGGCTGGCGATCGTGCGCGGGCTGATTGAGGCGCACGGCGGGCGGGTAGACGTACAGAACATCACCGATGGCTGCCGGTTCGTGGTCCGGTTGCCGGCCGCGGGAACCTGA
- a CDS encoding DNA repair protein produces the protein MPNQPNDRYQQDTERSWRAAGAAGRFPAQPSYREARPGDALSWAELNALPPATTRRGLNAH, from the coding sequence ATGCCGAATCAGCCGAATGACCGGTACCAGCAGGACACCGAGCGGAGCTGGCGGGCGGCCGGGGCCGCCGGGCGGTTCCCGGCGCAACCGTCGTACCGGGAGGCCCGGCCGGGCGACGCGCTCTCCTGGGCCGAGCTGAACGCGTTGCCACCCGCCACCACCCGGCGTGGCCTCAACGCCCACTGA
- a CDS encoding Clp protease N-terminal domain-containing protein — protein sequence MTDPVQMSNPVRLDELIEAIKKVHTDELDQLSDAVLVADHLGDVADHLIGHFVDQARRSGASWTEIGRSMGVTKQAAQKRSAAKAETAAALDPNAGFGRFTDRARNVVVASQNEARAAGNAEISAEHLALGLLAEPDGLAARLIIARGVPLERLREVVTTTLPAAADQVPDLIPYDARGKKVLELTFREALRLGHNYVGTEHILLALLEAEAGEGVLTGLGLEKSDMEAAVTGALAEAARRRQP from the coding sequence ATGACGGATCCCGTGCAGATGAGCAACCCGGTACGCCTCGACGAGCTGATCGAGGCCATCAAGAAGGTGCACACCGACGAGCTGGACCAGCTCAGCGACGCGGTGCTGGTCGCCGACCACCTCGGCGACGTCGCCGACCACCTGATCGGCCACTTCGTCGACCAGGCCCGCCGCTCCGGCGCCTCGTGGACGGAGATCGGGCGCAGCATGGGCGTCACCAAGCAGGCGGCCCAGAAGCGCTCCGCCGCCAAGGCGGAGACCGCCGCCGCCCTCGACCCGAACGCCGGCTTCGGCCGCTTCACCGATCGGGCCCGCAACGTCGTGGTGGCCTCCCAGAACGAGGCGCGGGCCGCCGGCAACGCTGAGATCAGCGCCGAGCACCTGGCCCTCGGCCTGCTCGCCGAGCCGGACGGGCTCGCCGCTCGGCTGATCATCGCCCGGGGCGTACCCCTGGAGCGGCTGCGGGAGGTCGTCACCACGACCCTCCCGGCGGCGGCCGACCAGGTTCCCGACCTGATCCCCTACGACGCACGCGGCAAGAAGGTTCTCGAGCTGACCTTCCGGGAGGCGCTGCGACTCGGCCACAACTACGTCGGCACCGAGCACATCCTGCTCGCCCTGCTCGAGGCGGAGGCGGGTGAGGGCGTCCTCACCGGTCTCGGCCTGGAGAAGTCGGACATGGAGGCGGCCGTCACCGGTGCCCTCGCCGAGGCCGCGCGCCGGCGCCAGCCCTGA
- the eccCb gene encoding type VII secretion protein EccCb, translating to MGQRRALLIANDRYIDESLADLYAPREEARDLLSLLADADVGAFDQTVLLENESKSSIERAIESMLRAAGPEDLVLLYFSGHGVRTSKRGRLHLAVANTEMDHLSSTAISASFVRELLDESDAASSVILLDCCYSGAFEGHGLKTTDDLAIDGELKTGYGRYVITATNSVERADDGRPASDTEPRLRSAFTETLIQGLSTGAADISGQGRITPDDLWRYVHLELPKRSAQTPCQFGSASDEIHIALSRDGHHRQRRRRDQRDPRLGDLLGPLEPAGEVKLCATAWRRRGLLKVPVGQAQRIDQPAGEPVWLDLASSDGHLLVVGRAGTGKTTLLRTIIGGLALTHSADEVAFNCLESGGNWLGPMRRLPHVREVRGDDEVGEVSKLLDRLEQDVLDRKQLFRHHELESPASLRARRADLDPGLCPDVFLVVDRWQDFANLLPSFTARVVDLANKGLGYGVHVVIAERSWRVIPEELRELPQIRIETRLSQPHESLINPDQAARLPLNLPGWAIHGRRTFRIALPDLSAGDADGDAEVEVGVPDSGGVMVSLIAEAWGTDAVGTMAATGAALAEAQPDETLLVLGVPDRAALWQFEGRRTPLGPDYLRVPVGLDESGCPLLLDLKESAQDGMGPHGLLVGATGSGKSELLRTIVLALAAGHTPDELNLVLIDFKGGATFGPLAELPHVSALITNLADDLALIDRLADALTSELLRRQEVLRAAGNHASRWEYERARAAGAELPPLPTTLVICDEFSELLTARPEFIDVFVQMARVGRSLGVHLLLASQRLEEGRLRGLEGHLSYRIGLRTFSAMESRVVLGVPDAYELPSAPGHGYLKAGTTTARFRAAYVSGPPVADGAAVPPEVVGRSPLDIVVARLRGLSARAHQIWLPPLAEPPTLDELLPPLSRDPVRGLTVARDRRLLTATVGLVDVPKEQRRGPLRLELAGSDGNVGVVGAPLSGKSIMLRSIVASLALTHTPQEVQFFCLDLGGGALRALERLPHVSGVATRRDAEAVRRTVADVSAVLDSREARFASSGVESMAAYRARRAAGEFADDPFGDVFLVVDGWTALRQEYEELEEVVTGLARRGLGFGVHVVLTAARWLEVRPTLRDLLGSRLELRLGDPSESEIDRRAAVNVPRSPGRGLAPGRLHFLGALPRIDGRRGVDDLAEATAVLADRVAEAWPGRPAPPVRLLPRQLSVVELDELSDPSGTGLPIGLDESSLAPVHLDLEREPHLVVFGDAECGKTNLIRLIARQIVARRTPAQARLVIADYRRGLLGAVEGDHLLAYAPSRQVLADGLTSIREAMTRRLPGPDVTPQQLRDRSWWQGPDLYLLVDDYDLVASGGSNPVSVLNDLLPLARDIGLHVIIARRVGGVARALYEPVLQHLRELDSPGLLMSGNREEGAILGGLRPQPMPPGRGTLVRRRDGARVVQTAWSEP from the coding sequence GTGGGACAGCGACGGGCACTGCTGATCGCCAACGACCGGTACATCGACGAGTCGCTGGCGGACCTCTACGCGCCCCGCGAGGAGGCGCGGGACCTGCTCAGCCTGCTGGCCGACGCGGACGTCGGCGCCTTCGACCAGACCGTGCTGCTGGAGAACGAGTCGAAGAGCTCCATCGAGCGGGCGATCGAGTCGATGCTCCGGGCGGCCGGCCCGGAGGATCTGGTGCTGCTCTACTTCTCCGGCCACGGCGTGCGCACCAGCAAGCGGGGACGGTTGCACCTGGCGGTGGCCAACACCGAGATGGACCACCTGTCGTCGACCGCCATCTCCGCCTCCTTCGTCCGGGAGTTGCTCGACGAGTCGGACGCGGCCAGCTCGGTCATCCTGCTCGACTGCTGCTACAGCGGGGCGTTCGAGGGGCACGGCCTGAAGACCACCGACGACCTGGCCATCGACGGTGAGCTGAAGACCGGGTACGGCCGGTATGTCATCACCGCGACCAACTCGGTGGAGCGTGCCGACGACGGACGTCCGGCCTCCGACACCGAGCCCAGACTGCGGTCGGCCTTCACCGAGACGCTCATCCAAGGGCTGAGCACCGGCGCGGCGGACATCAGCGGCCAGGGCCGGATCACCCCGGACGACCTCTGGCGGTACGTGCACCTGGAGCTGCCGAAGCGGTCGGCGCAGACGCCGTGCCAGTTCGGCAGCGCGAGCGACGAGATCCACATCGCCCTGTCCCGGGACGGGCACCACCGCCAGCGCCGGCGCCGGGACCAGCGGGACCCGCGCCTCGGCGATCTGCTCGGGCCGCTGGAGCCGGCCGGCGAGGTGAAGCTCTGCGCCACGGCCTGGCGGCGGCGCGGCCTGCTCAAGGTGCCGGTCGGCCAGGCGCAGCGGATCGACCAGCCCGCCGGGGAGCCGGTCTGGCTGGACCTGGCCTCCTCCGATGGGCACCTGCTGGTCGTCGGCCGCGCCGGCACCGGCAAGACCACCCTGCTGCGCACCATCATCGGCGGGCTGGCGCTCACCCACTCCGCCGACGAGGTGGCGTTCAACTGCCTGGAGTCCGGCGGGAACTGGCTCGGGCCGATGCGCCGGCTGCCGCACGTGCGGGAGGTGCGTGGCGACGACGAGGTGGGCGAGGTCAGCAAGCTCCTCGACCGGCTGGAGCAGGACGTCCTCGACCGCAAGCAGCTCTTCCGCCACCACGAGCTGGAGTCACCGGCGAGCCTGCGGGCCCGGCGGGCCGACCTCGACCCCGGGCTCTGCCCGGACGTCTTCCTGGTCGTCGACCGCTGGCAGGACTTCGCCAACCTGCTGCCCAGCTTCACCGCGCGCGTGGTCGACCTGGCCAACAAAGGCCTCGGGTACGGGGTCCACGTCGTCATCGCGGAGCGCAGCTGGCGGGTCATCCCAGAGGAGCTGCGGGAGCTGCCGCAGATCCGGATCGAGACCCGGTTGTCGCAGCCGCACGAGTCGTTGATCAACCCGGACCAGGCGGCCCGCCTGCCGCTCAACCTGCCCGGCTGGGCCATCCACGGGCGGCGTACCTTCCGCATCGCGCTGCCGGACCTGTCCGCCGGCGACGCCGACGGCGACGCGGAGGTCGAGGTCGGCGTGCCGGACAGCGGCGGGGTGATGGTGTCGCTGATCGCCGAGGCGTGGGGGACGGACGCGGTGGGGACCATGGCCGCCACCGGTGCGGCCCTGGCCGAGGCGCAGCCGGACGAGACGCTGCTCGTCCTCGGTGTGCCGGACCGGGCGGCGCTCTGGCAGTTCGAGGGCCGGCGCACGCCGCTCGGGCCGGACTACCTGCGCGTGCCCGTCGGTCTCGACGAGTCGGGGTGCCCGCTGCTGCTCGACCTCAAGGAGTCCGCCCAGGACGGGATGGGCCCGCACGGCCTCCTGGTGGGGGCGACCGGGTCCGGCAAGAGCGAACTGCTGCGGACGATCGTGCTGGCCCTTGCGGCGGGCCATACCCCCGACGAGCTCAACCTCGTGCTGATCGACTTCAAGGGCGGCGCGACCTTCGGTCCGCTGGCCGAACTGCCGCACGTGAGCGCCCTGATCACCAACCTCGCCGACGACCTGGCGCTGATCGACCGGCTGGCGGACGCGCTGACCAGTGAGCTGCTGCGTCGGCAGGAGGTGCTCCGCGCCGCCGGCAACCACGCCAGCCGCTGGGAGTACGAGCGGGCCCGGGCGGCCGGCGCCGAGCTGCCCCCGCTGCCCACCACGCTGGTGATCTGTGACGAGTTCTCCGAGCTGCTCACGGCGCGACCAGAGTTCATCGACGTCTTTGTCCAGATGGCCCGGGTCGGCCGGTCCCTCGGGGTGCACCTGCTGCTCGCCAGCCAGCGCCTCGAGGAGGGGCGGCTGCGCGGCCTGGAGGGCCACCTGTCGTACCGGATCGGTCTGCGGACCTTCTCCGCGATGGAGAGCCGGGTCGTGCTCGGTGTGCCGGACGCGTACGAGTTGCCGAGCGCGCCCGGCCACGGCTACCTCAAGGCGGGCACCACGACGGCCCGCTTCCGCGCCGCGTACGTCTCCGGGCCGCCGGTCGCGGACGGCGCCGCCGTCCCGCCGGAGGTGGTCGGACGCAGTCCGCTCGACATCGTCGTGGCGCGGCTGCGCGGCCTAAGCGCCCGGGCCCACCAGATCTGGCTGCCACCGCTGGCCGAACCGCCCACCCTGGACGAGCTTCTTCCGCCGCTGTCGCGGGACCCGGTCCGGGGCCTCACGGTCGCCCGGGACCGGCGGTTGCTGACCGCGACCGTCGGCCTGGTCGACGTGCCCAAGGAGCAGCGCCGCGGGCCGCTGCGCCTGGAGTTGGCCGGCAGCGATGGCAACGTCGGCGTGGTGGGCGCGCCGCTGTCCGGCAAGAGCATCATGCTCCGTTCGATCGTGGCCTCGCTGGCGCTGACCCACACGCCGCAGGAGGTGCAGTTCTTCTGCCTCGACCTCGGTGGCGGGGCGTTGCGGGCCCTGGAGCGGTTGCCGCACGTCTCCGGCGTCGCCACGCGCCGGGACGCCGAGGCGGTGCGGCGTACGGTCGCGGACGTGAGCGCGGTCCTCGACTCCCGGGAGGCCCGGTTCGCGTCGAGCGGGGTGGAGTCGATGGCCGCGTACCGCGCCCGCCGGGCGGCCGGGGAGTTCGCCGACGACCCGTTCGGTGACGTGTTCCTCGTAGTGGACGGGTGGACCGCGTTGCGGCAGGAGTACGAGGAGTTGGAGGAGGTCGTCACCGGCCTCGCCCGACGGGGTCTGGGCTTCGGGGTCCACGTGGTGCTCACCGCAGCCCGGTGGCTGGAGGTCCGGCCCACCCTGCGGGACCTGCTCGGCAGCCGGTTGGAGCTGCGCCTCGGTGACCCGAGCGAGTCCGAGATCGACCGGCGCGCGGCGGTGAACGTGCCCCGGTCGCCGGGGCGGGGGCTGGCTCCGGGCCGGCTGCATTTCCTCGGCGCGCTGCCCCGGATCGACGGCCGGCGCGGTGTGGACGACCTGGCCGAGGCGACGGCCGTGCTGGCGGACCGGGTCGCGGAGGCGTGGCCGGGACGACCGGCCCCGCCGGTGCGGCTGCTGCCGCGTCAGTTGTCGGTGGTCGAGCTGGACGAGCTGAGCGACCCGTCCGGGACCGGGCTGCCGATCGGGTTGGACGAGTCGTCGCTCGCCCCGGTCCACCTCGACCTGGAACGCGAACCGCACCTCGTCGTCTTCGGCGACGCCGAGTGCGGGAAGACCAACCTGATCCGGCTCATCGCCCGGCAGATCGTGGCACGTCGTACGCCCGCCCAGGCCCGGCTGGTCATCGCCGACTACCGTCGCGGGCTGCTCGGCGCGGTCGAGGGTGACCACCTGCTGGCGTACGCCCCGTCCCGGCAGGTCCTCGCCGACGGGCTCACCTCGATCCGCGAGGCGATGACGAGGCGGCTGCCCGGCCCGGACGTCACCCCGCAGCAGTTGCGCGACCGGAGCTGGTGGCAGGGCCCCGACCTGTACCTCCTGGTGGACGACTACGACCTGGTTGCCAGCGGCGGCAGCAACCCGGTCAGCGTGCTCAACGACCTGCTGCCGCTGGCCCGGGACATCGGCCTGCACGTGATCATCGCCCGCCGGGTCGGCGGCGTCGCCCGGGCGCTCTACGAGCCGGTGCTGCAACACCTGCGCGAGTTGGACTCGCCGGGCCTGCTGATGTCCGGCAACCGGGAGGAGGGGGCGATCCTGGGCGGGCTGCGTCCGCAGCCGATGCCGCCCGGCCGGGGGACCCTGGTCCGCCGCCGCGACGGCGCGCGGGTCGTCCAGACCGCCTGGTCGGAGCCCTGA
- a CDS encoding SPFH domain-containing protein yields MFGYRVPAPNEALLISGRKQRGADALPFKIVTGHGVFVVPVFSKATRLTLAMQEAEVVEDCYTKQGITLTVQAVIAFKVADDHESIAAAARRFQGDQSQMPTLVGRIFSGHLRSIIGSMTVESIIREQQTLADAIVDASKTEMARIGLAVDSLQISSIDDKGVGYIRALAAPHQAKVDQDAKVAQAAADQASAMAQQESVRHQAEYARQTAIARAQYQAEIDQAQQTAAQAGPLAAARAQQEVLVERALVAERNAELRQAELIAEVIRPAQAEAERIRTLAEAQADATKLSAEAAAAQDRIALDQRVIEQLPDMLRAAAAGLQGANVTVLNGAEGLSGVVASLAGQGMALLDAVRTGVAPATGQTVERPAVNGTPVSAN; encoded by the coding sequence GTGTTCGGATACCGCGTGCCCGCCCCGAACGAGGCGTTGCTCATCAGCGGACGCAAGCAGCGGGGAGCGGATGCGCTGCCTTTCAAGATCGTCACAGGTCACGGCGTCTTCGTGGTGCCGGTCTTCTCCAAGGCCACCCGGCTCACGCTGGCCATGCAGGAGGCCGAGGTGGTCGAGGACTGCTACACGAAGCAGGGCATCACGCTGACCGTGCAGGCCGTCATCGCGTTCAAGGTCGCTGACGACCACGAGTCCATCGCCGCCGCCGCCCGGCGTTTCCAGGGCGACCAGAGCCAGATGCCCACCCTGGTCGGGCGGATCTTCAGCGGTCACCTGCGCAGCATCATCGGCAGCATGACCGTCGAGTCGATCATCCGCGAGCAGCAGACCCTCGCGGACGCCATCGTGGACGCCAGCAAGACCGAGATGGCCCGGATCGGCCTGGCCGTCGACTCCCTCCAGATCAGCAGCATCGACGACAAGGGCGTCGGCTACATCCGCGCGCTCGCCGCGCCGCACCAGGCCAAGGTCGACCAGGACGCCAAGGTGGCGCAGGCCGCCGCGGACCAGGCCAGCGCCATGGCGCAGCAGGAGAGCGTGCGGCACCAGGCCGAGTACGCCCGGCAGACCGCGATCGCCCGAGCCCAGTACCAGGCCGAGATCGACCAGGCGCAGCAGACGGCGGCCCAGGCCGGCCCGCTGGCGGCTGCCCGGGCCCAGCAGGAGGTGCTGGTCGAGCGCGCCCTGGTCGCCGAGCGCAACGCCGAGCTGCGGCAGGCCGAGCTGATCGCCGAGGTGATCCGTCCCGCCCAGGCCGAGGCGGAGCGGATCCGCACGCTGGCCGAGGCGCAGGCCGACGCGACCAAGCTCTCCGCCGAGGCGGCCGCCGCGCAGGACCGGATCGCCCTGGACCAGCGGGTCATCGAGCAGCTGCCCGACATGCTGCGCGCGGCCGCCGCCGGCCTGCAGGGTGCCAATGTCACCGTGCTCAACGGCGCCGAGGGGCTCAGCGGCGTGGTCGCGTCGCTGGCCGGTCAGGGCATGGCGCTGCTGGACGCGGTCCGCACCGGGGTCGCGCCGGCCACCGGACAGACCGTGGAGCGGCCCGCGGTGAACGGCACGCCGGTCAGCGCCAACTGA
- a CDS encoding alpha/beta hydrolase has translation MADAVVIPGAWFGPGAPLLMYAGDVAEQRGATVHRYSWSQGFPKPDQPEIESWVGGEIVPLIDTIGNRPLLIGKSLGTNAAAIAAERSLPAVWLTPLLTLPWVADALGRATAPFLLVGGTADKLWDGDIARRLSPHVLEVECADHGMYVPGPLTESIAVLGRVVVAVEEFLDAIGWPS, from the coding sequence ATGGCTGACGCTGTCGTGATTCCCGGCGCCTGGTTCGGACCGGGCGCTCCCCTGCTGATGTATGCCGGCGATGTGGCGGAGCAGCGGGGCGCGACGGTACATCGATACTCGTGGTCCCAGGGGTTTCCTAAGCCTGATCAGCCAGAAATCGAGAGCTGGGTTGGCGGTGAGATCGTTCCACTGATCGACACCATCGGCAATCGCCCACTGCTGATCGGCAAGTCGCTCGGCACGAACGCGGCAGCAATTGCCGCCGAAAGATCCTTGCCCGCCGTGTGGCTCACGCCCTTGCTCACCCTGCCGTGGGTGGCTGATGCGTTGGGCCGCGCAACCGCGCCGTTCCTCCTCGTGGGTGGCACTGCCGACAAGCTATGGGACGGTGACATCGCCCGCCGGCTGTCACCCCATGTGCTAGAGGTGGAATGCGCGGACCACGGTATGTACGTACCCGGCCCGCTTACCGAGTCGATCGCAGTGCTCGGTCGAGTCGTGGTCGCCGTGGAGGAGTTCCTCGACGCGATTGGCTGGCCGAGCTAG
- a CDS encoding class I SAM-dependent methyltransferase produces MEQVLQAYASVAELYIGLFGTSQQVHADDLAFIGRHLAGRPGTVLDLGCGPGHITGYLRSLGVDATGIDMVPEFIAHARAAHPGGSYQLGSMENLAVADHSIAGILVWGSLIHLPPQDLDGVLAEFRRVMAPAGTLVLGLFVGDEVAAFDHKVVTAYRWPVDEFSERLTRAGFTEVERLQRPSEGTHRPHAAVAAIATEG; encoded by the coding sequence ATGGAGCAGGTTCTGCAGGCATATGCGTCCGTCGCGGAGCTCTACATCGGGCTGTTCGGTACAAGCCAGCAGGTACATGCCGACGACCTCGCCTTCATCGGGCGGCATCTGGCGGGCCGGCCTGGCACGGTGCTCGATCTGGGCTGTGGGCCTGGCCATATCACCGGTTACCTTCGTTCGCTGGGCGTCGATGCAACGGGAATCGACATGGTCCCCGAGTTCATTGCCCATGCGCGGGCAGCCCACCCGGGCGGTAGCTACCAACTCGGGTCGATGGAAAATCTCGCCGTTGCCGACCACTCCATCGCCGGCATCCTGGTCTGGGGCTCGTTGATTCATCTGCCGCCGCAAGACCTCGACGGCGTGCTCGCTGAGTTCCGGCGAGTGATGGCTCCGGCCGGAACGTTAGTGCTTGGTCTCTTCGTAGGTGACGAGGTCGCCGCCTTCGACCACAAAGTCGTGACAGCGTATCGCTGGCCCGTCGACGAGTTCTCCGAGCGACTGACGCGAGCCGGCTTCACGGAAGTTGAGCGCCTGCAGCGGCCCAGCGAAGGCACTCATCGGCCACACGCCGCCGTCGCGGCAATCGCGACCGAAGGGTGA
- a CDS encoding class I SAM-dependent methyltransferase: MSARPTAPPRGGSGVSASMAASCSRPQRTCYGDSLLKADHYDSFAERYSADNESNLINGYYERPAMIGLAGDVNGRRILDAGCSSGPLSAALRERGAIVTGFDSSPAMVELAERRLGEDAPLLVADLSEPLPFADGAFDDVVVSLVLHYLKDWTAPLAELRRVLRPGGRLLLSMNHPIVYEVVNPDSDYFALARWSDEHTFDGHTTELTYWHRPLHAMTDALTDAGFRLSVISEPPISPETPRELLPPHLVDRTSFLCFIFFVLEAH, translated from the coding sequence ATGAGCGCGCGTCCGACTGCACCGCCGCGCGGGGGCAGCGGCGTCTCCGCCTCCATGGCAGCGTCGTGCTCTCGACCTCAGAGGACATGCTATGGAGACAGCCTGCTGAAGGCCGACCACTACGACAGTTTCGCGGAGCGCTACTCCGCGGATAACGAATCCAACCTGATCAACGGCTACTACGAGCGGCCCGCGATGATCGGACTCGCCGGAGATGTGAACGGTCGACGGATCCTCGATGCCGGCTGCAGTTCAGGTCCCTTGTCCGCGGCTCTTCGCGAGCGAGGGGCCATCGTGACCGGCTTCGACTCCAGCCCGGCGATGGTCGAGCTGGCCGAACGGCGGCTGGGCGAGGACGCCCCGCTGCTGGTGGCCGACCTCAGCGAGCCGCTCCCCTTCGCCGACGGTGCGTTCGACGACGTCGTCGTGTCCCTGGTCCTGCACTACCTGAAGGACTGGACAGCGCCCCTGGCTGAGCTGCGCCGAGTCCTGAGGCCAGGCGGCCGCCTCCTCCTGTCCATGAACCACCCGATCGTCTACGAGGTAGTGAACCCGGACTCCGACTACTTCGCCCTCGCGCGCTGGTCAGACGAGCACACGTTCGACGGGCACACCACGGAGCTGACCTACTGGCACCGGCCGTTGCACGCAATGACGGATGCGCTCACCGACGCGGGCTTCCGCCTCTCGGTCATCAGCGAACCACCCATCTCTCCCGAAACTCCGCGCGAGCTCCTGCCTCCACATCTCGTGGACCGCACGTCGTTCCTCTGCTTCATCTTCTTCGTCCTCGAAGCGCACTGA
- a CDS encoding DUF402 domain-containing protein, with product MIDRVSFVIDQVLHRDFRGDGSLVMVIPQRLVSDDERGILTWRPIGTPYLVRRTADGRDRREIPFRERHTVQWQLAPMTWTGLHVLHLFRPGQAHSVWSMFNPDFSLNRWYVNLEAPPAAWRDGDLAGVDTFDHALDIVVPPDRTWRWKDEDEYQERIGHPVYWGEDGAKEIRAEGERVVADIEAAHFPFDGTWLDFRPDPAWPTPELPAAGWDRPWSRL from the coding sequence ATGATCGATAGGGTCAGCTTCGTGATTGACCAGGTTCTCCACCGAGACTTCCGGGGCGACGGCTCGCTTGTGATGGTCATCCCGCAACGGCTGGTGTCCGACGACGAGCGGGGAATCCTTACCTGGCGACCGATCGGCACGCCATACCTCGTCCGCCGGACCGCTGACGGCCGGGACCGCCGAGAGATCCCGTTCCGAGAGCGCCATACGGTCCAGTGGCAGCTGGCGCCCATGACCTGGACAGGGCTGCACGTGCTGCACCTGTTCCGACCCGGCCAGGCCCACTCCGTGTGGTCGATGTTCAACCCTGACTTCAGCCTGAACCGGTGGTACGTCAACCTCGAAGCGCCCCCTGCCGCGTGGCGTGACGGCGACCTCGCCGGCGTCGACACCTTCGACCACGCCCTGGACATCGTGGTGCCACCCGATCGCACCTGGCGCTGGAAGGATGAGGATGAGTACCAGGAGCGCATCGGCCATCCCGTGTACTGGGGCGAGGATGGCGCGAAGGAGATCCGCGCCGAAGGCGAGCGGGTTGTGGCGGATATCGAGGCAGCCCACTTTCCGTTCGACGGCACGTGGCTGGACTTCCGTCCCGACCCGGCCTGGCCCACCCCCGAACTGCCCGCCGCTGGCTGGGACCGACCGTGGAGCCGCCTCTAG